The Melopsittacus undulatus isolate bMelUnd1 chromosome 12, bMelUnd1.mat.Z, whole genome shotgun sequence genome has a segment encoding these proteins:
- the HES4 gene encoding LOW QUALITY PROTEIN: transcription factor HES-4 (The sequence of the model RefSeq protein was modified relative to this genomic sequence to represent the inferred CDS: inserted 1 base in 1 codon; deleted 1 base in 1 codon), protein MPADTGMEKPTASPIAGAPASASHTPDKPRSASEHRKSSKPIMEKRRRARINESLGQLKTLILDALKKDSSRHSKLEKADILEMTVKHLRNLQRAQMTAALSADPTVLGKYRAGFNECMNEVTRFLSTCEGVNTDVRTRLLSHLSACLGQIVAMNYPPPPPPPPPASQPAHLAQQPLHVQLPPAAAGAVPVPCKLNPTEALSPKVYGGFQLVPATDGQFAFLIPNPAFPPSSGPVIPLYANTNVPVSAGXRVGNRIRHPISIPGAGVDIIWGQIVPASQAGSPIGERSESVWRPW, encoded by the exons ATGCCCGCAGATACGGGTATGGAGAAGCCGACCGCGTCGCCCATCGCCGGGGCGCCGGCCAGCGCCAGCCACACACCGGACAAGCCGCGGAGCGCCAGCGAGCACCGGAAG TCATCCAAGCCGATCATGGAGAAGCGGCGCCGGGCGCGGATCAACGAGAGCTTGGGGCAGCTGAAGACGCTCATCCTGGATGCGCTGAAGAAGGAT AGCTCCCGGCACTCCAAGCTGGAGAAAGCAGACATCCTGGAGATGACCGTCAAGCACCTCCGGAACCTGCAGCGGGCCCAGATGACGG cagcGCTCAGCGCCGACCCCACCGTCCTGGGCAAGTACCGGGCTGGATTCAACGAGTGCATGAACGAGGTGACCCGGTTCCTGTCCACCTGCGAAGGGGTGAACACCGACGTGCGTACCCGTCTGCTCAGCCACCTCTCGGCTTGCCTGGGTCAGATCGTGGCCATGAACTACCCACCACCGCCTCCACCACCGCCTCCAGCCAGCCAGCCCGCACATCTGGCACAGCAGCCCCTGCACGTCCAGCTGCCCCCTGCAGCAGCCGGAGCAGTGCCCGTGCCCTGCAAGCTGAACCCCACCGAAGCCCTGTCCCCCAAAGTCTATGGGGGCTTCCAGCTCGTCCCTGCTACCGACGGCCAGTTTGCTTTCCTCATCCCGAATCCAGCTTTTCCTCCCAGCTCCGGACCTGTTATTCCCCTCTACGCCAACACCAACGTCCCCGTGTCCGCGG AGCGGGTCGGGAACCGCATCCGCCACCCCATCAGCATCCCCGGTGCAGGGGTTGACATCATTTGGGGGCAG ATTGTTCCAGCTTCCCAGGCGGGAAGTCCCATTGGAGAGCGTAGTGAATCCGTGTGGAGACCTTGGTGA